Sequence from the bacterium genome:
TACCATAAGCTTTCTGCGACTACCTTCAATCGGACAGATGACCAAAATATCTACATCGCTACGGCTATCAGCCGTCCCTCTTGCCTGCGACCCAATAAGAATAATCTTTGCTGGATGAAACATATCCACCATTCTTTGCGTAGCTTGATTAAGTGTTTCCTGCTCAATCATTTTCTTCAGAACCTCCGAATTTTCTGGTTAGTATTGGGACATTTTTTGCCCATCGAAATATTTGATTAACCCTCCAGACATCTTTTATTGAAGGGAAAAGGTTCAATTTCCCTCTTTTTAAAAGTTCAATGGTCAGTGGCAATTCCTTTTGAATCCCCTTTGTCTTTAGTTTTACTATCCCACCCAGAGCCAATTCAAAACTCGTCCCAAACAACCGCACAGATTTAATAAAGCAATTATAGAAAAAGGGGATTTCGGGGAGAGCAGGCTTTATTCGTTGTTTCATAGCTACCATTCTTAACGCATCCATAACTTTAGGCAGGTCAACCTGTTGTGGACAGCGGGTGATACAGGTCTCGCAAGAGGCACACAACCAGATTGTCTTACTTTTTAGAACAAGGTCATTCATCCCCAAGACTAAGGCATGGATAATCTGAGTAGGGGTCAAATCCATTTCCGGAAGCATCGGACACCCGGAGGTGCATTTTTTACACTGATAGCATAGATTCACATTTTGGCCTGATGCTTTTTCTATGGTTGTTAATAGGTTATTGTTCATCATTACCCGATTCCTATAGAAATAGTCAGTAGATAGTAGATAGAGAATTTGACTACTCTCTATTAATTAAAAGAAGTTTATCATAATCTATACTGAAAAGTCAAGAAAAAAATTTTTTTAAAGTTTAAAAATTTCAAGAATTTTCTGTTGACAAAATTACATAAATTTATTACAATATGATATATTTATAGTTTTGTGATTTTTATCACCACAGAGACACCGAGTTCACGGAGATATATCACAGAAATAAGGAGAAAAAATAAATGATTATTGCAGAACAAAAACCAATCCAGGAAATAAAGGCAATGATAGCAAACTACCAGAAGATATTGGTAGTTGGTTGTGGAACCTGTGTTACGGTTTGTATGGCTGGTGGTGAAAAAGAGGTTGGTATTATTGCCACTTGCCTGCGAATGGCACTTAAATTGGATGGAAAAGAACCTGATATTAGTGAGGCTTGTATTCAGCGGCAATGTGAGTGGGAATTTGTTGATGAGTTAAAAGGAAAAGTGGAACAATCTGACGCCGTGCTTTCTTCTGCTTGCGGTGTGGGAGTGCAAGCACTATCTGAACGATTTGGGGATAAACCTGTTTATCCAGCCCTGAACACTACTTTTATGGGTATGCCCATAGAACATGGATTATGGCTGGAAACCTGCCGTGGCTGTGGTAGTTGTGAATTAGGTAAGTTTGGAGGTATCTGTCCAATTGCCCGATGTTCAAAAGGATTACTTAATGGTCCCTGCGGCGGCAGCCAAAATGGTAAATGTGAAGTCAATAAAGAAATGGATTGTGGTTGGCAACTCATCTATGAACGGCTAACAAAACTTAATCAACTCGACCAGATTGAAGAAATACTTCCACCAAAAAACTGGTTTGTAGATAGGGATGGTGGTCAAAGAAGAATATTGCGGGAAGATATTATTGTTGGACAATAAAGAAAACTCGTAACCGTTCACCGCAGAGACACAGAGACGCAGAGAAGAAAATTAAAATTTATTTACGATAGGCTTATAGCAGTTATTAGTCAAAATTTTACTCAGAGTGGATAAGGAAAAAATCCAAAATCCCAAGCACCAAATCTCAAATAAGCACCAAATTCCACATACCAAAAAGCGAATTAGAGATTAGTGAATTAGAGATTAGATTTTACTAATTCGCTAATTCGCTTAATTCACTAATTCACTAATTGGAATTTGTGATTTGGAATTTCAGAGCCATATCTATGTCAAATTTCGATTAATAAGTGCTATAACATCTCTGATTTTCATCAGTGCAAGCTCGTGAGTCCAACAACATTAAATCGGCAAGCAGGTCCT
This genomic interval carries:
- a CDS encoding nucleotidyltransferase domain-containing protein, with translation MIEQETLNQATQRMVDMFHPAKIILIGSQARGTADSRSDVDILVICPIEGSRRKLMVAIDRALAGLGFARDIIVLTPQEFERDRHIPGTIARPAWQEGRILYEQPHQ
- a CDS encoding methylenetetrahydrofolate reductase C-terminal domain-containing protein, translating into MIIAEQKPIQEIKAMIANYQKILVVGCGTCVTVCMAGGEKEVGIIATCLRMALKLDGKEPDISEACIQRQCEWEFVDELKGKVEQSDAVLSSACGVGVQALSERFGDKPVYPALNTTFMGMPIEHGLWLETCRGCGSCELGKFGGICPIARCSKGLLNGPCGGSQNGKCEVNKEMDCGWQLIYERLTKLNQLDQIEEILPPKNWFVDRDGGQRRILREDIIVGQ
- a CDS encoding 4Fe-4S dicluster domain-containing protein, yielding MMNNNLLTTIEKASGQNVNLCYQCKKCTSGCPMLPEMDLTPTQIIHALVLGMNDLVLKSKTIWLCASCETCITRCPQQVDLPKVMDALRMVAMKQRIKPALPEIPFFYNCFIKSVRLFGTSFELALGGIVKLKTKGIQKELPLTIELLKRGKLNLFPSIKDVWRVNQIFRWAKNVPILTRKFGGSEEND